The Miscanthus floridulus cultivar M001 chromosome 17, ASM1932011v1, whole genome shotgun sequence genome has a window encoding:
- the LOC136517533 gene encoding gibberellin 20 oxidase 2-like isoform X1, producing MPENPHHGSDRLGKEVDRRVVLPVSPADDKDNAAAVNNLWGQLKIPDPFVWSHAETLASAGRELDAPVVDVGAAMRGDCAGIRRAAEQVSGACSSHGLFQVTGHGLDPTLARAALDGAADFFRLPLATKQSASRAPGNVTGYTVAHADRFTANLPWKETLSFGHRDRRTSGSHVVVDYFTSTLGSDFKPLGVVYQDYCNAMKEVSLTIMEVIGVSLGVGRSYYRDFFADGSSIMRCNYYPPCPEPERTLGTGPHCDPSALTVLLQDGDVDGLQVLVDGEWRTVRPRPGALVVSIGDTFMALSNGRYRSCLHRAVVHRERERRSLVFFLCPREDRVVRPPPRLLAVAAREQEQPRGYPDFTWADLARFTQRHYRADAGTLDAFARWLGAAATSGSHSPDTAHETV from the exons ATGCCAGAGAACCCACATCACGGCAGTGACCGCCTGGGCAAGGAAGTTGATCGTCGGGTAGTCCTCCCCGTCTCTCCTGCCGACGACAAGGACAACGCCGCTGCTGTCAACAACCTCTGGGGCCAGCTAAAGATCCCGGACCCGTTCGTCTGGTCCCACGCCGAAACTCTGGCCTCAGCGGGGAGGGAGCTGGACGCGCCGGTGGTCGACGTCGGCGCCGCCATGCGCGGTGACTGCGCCGGGATTCGCCGCGCCGCCGAGCAGGTCTCCGGGGCGTGCTCGAGCCACGGGCTCTTCCAGGTGACCGGGCACGGCCTGGACCCCACACTTGCTCGTGCCGCGCTCGATGGCGCCGCCGACTTCTTCCGCCTGCCGCTCGCCACGAAGCAGAGCGCCAGCCGCGCTCCGGGGAACGTGACCGGCTACACCGTCGCGCACGCAGACCGCTTCACGGCCAATCTGCCCTGGAAGGAGACGCTCTCCTTCGGCCACCGTGACCGCCGGACATCCGGCAGCCATGTTGTCGTGGACTACTTCACCTCCACGCTAGGAAGCGACTTCAAACCCTTAGG GGTGGTGTATCAGGACTACTGCAACGCGATGAAGGAGGTGTCGCTGACGATAATGGAGGTGATAGGGGTGAGCCTGGGCGTGGGCCGGAGCTACTACCGGGACTTCTTCGCCGACGGCAGCTCCATCATGAGGTGCAACTACTACCCACCGTGCCCGGAGCCGGAGCGGACGCTGGGGACGGGGCCTCACTGCGACCCGTCGGCGCTCACCGTCCTGCTGCAGGACGGCGACGTAGACGGGCTCCAGGTGCTCGTGGACGGCGAGTGGCGGACCGTGCGGCCGAGGCCCGGCGCGCTCGTCGTCAGCATCGGCGACACATTCATG GCGCTGTCGAATGGGCGGTACCGGAGCTGCCTCCACCGCGCGGTGGTGCACCGGGAGCGGGAGCGCCGGTCGCTGGTCTTCTTCCTCTGCCCGCGCGAGGACCGCGTGGTGCGCCCGCCGCCGCGCCTCCTAGCCGTTGCCGCACGCGAGCAGGAGCAGCCGCGGGGGTACCCGGACTTCACCTGGGCAGACCTGGCGCGCTTCACGCAGCGCCACTACCGCGCCGACGCCGGCACGCTCGACGCCTTCGCGCGCTGGCTCGGCGCCGCGGCGACGTCGGGGTCCCACAGTCCAGACACGGCCCACGAGACAGTTTAG
- the LOC136517533 gene encoding gibberellin 20 oxidase 2-like isoform X2 — MPENPHHGSDRLGKEVDRRVVLPVSPADDKDNAAAVNNLWGQLKIPDPFVWSHAETLASAGRELDAPVVDVGAAMRGDCAGIRRAAEQVSGACSSHGLFQVTGHGLDPTLARAALDGAADFFRLPLATKQSASRAPGNVTGYTVAHADRFTANLPWKETLSFGHRDRRTSGSHVVVDYFTSTLGSDFKPLGVVYQDYCNAMKEVSLTIMEVIGVSLGVGRSYYRDFFADGSSIMRCNYYPPCPEPERTLGTGPHCDPSALTVLLQDGDVDGLQVLVDGEWRTVRPRPGALVVSIGDTFMSCVWYACRRCRMGGTGAASTARWCTGSGSAGRWSSSSARARTAWCARRRAS; from the exons ATGCCAGAGAACCCACATCACGGCAGTGACCGCCTGGGCAAGGAAGTTGATCGTCGGGTAGTCCTCCCCGTCTCTCCTGCCGACGACAAGGACAACGCCGCTGCTGTCAACAACCTCTGGGGCCAGCTAAAGATCCCGGACCCGTTCGTCTGGTCCCACGCCGAAACTCTGGCCTCAGCGGGGAGGGAGCTGGACGCGCCGGTGGTCGACGTCGGCGCCGCCATGCGCGGTGACTGCGCCGGGATTCGCCGCGCCGCCGAGCAGGTCTCCGGGGCGTGCTCGAGCCACGGGCTCTTCCAGGTGACCGGGCACGGCCTGGACCCCACACTTGCTCGTGCCGCGCTCGATGGCGCCGCCGACTTCTTCCGCCTGCCGCTCGCCACGAAGCAGAGCGCCAGCCGCGCTCCGGGGAACGTGACCGGCTACACCGTCGCGCACGCAGACCGCTTCACGGCCAATCTGCCCTGGAAGGAGACGCTCTCCTTCGGCCACCGTGACCGCCGGACATCCGGCAGCCATGTTGTCGTGGACTACTTCACCTCCACGCTAGGAAGCGACTTCAAACCCTTAGG GGTGGTGTATCAGGACTACTGCAACGCGATGAAGGAGGTGTCGCTGACGATAATGGAGGTGATAGGGGTGAGCCTGGGCGTGGGCCGGAGCTACTACCGGGACTTCTTCGCCGACGGCAGCTCCATCATGAGGTGCAACTACTACCCACCGTGCCCGGAGCCGGAGCGGACGCTGGGGACGGGGCCTCACTGCGACCCGTCGGCGCTCACCGTCCTGCTGCAGGACGGCGACGTAGACGGGCTCCAGGTGCTCGTGGACGGCGAGTGGCGGACCGTGCGGCCGAGGCCCGGCGCGCTCGTCGTCAGCATCGGCGACACATTCATG TCTTGCGTGTGGTATGCGTGCAGGCGCTGTCGAATGGGCGGTACCGGAGCTGCCTCCACCGCGCGGTGGTGCACCGGGAGCGGGAGCGCCGGTCGCTGGTCTTCTTCCTCTGCCCGCGCGAGGACCGCGTGGTGCGCCCGCCGCCGCGCCTCCTAG
- the LOC136517536 gene encoding MADS-box transcription factor 4-like isoform X1, with translation MGRGKIEIKRIENSTNRQVTFSKRRAGLVKKAREIGVLCDAEVGVVIFSSGGKLHDYCSPRTSYVRCSLFFFFVLCLFITEYRSSFLPRARETDRKDANLVDGRLSRILEKYQTNSGKLLWDEKHKILSAEIDRIKKDNDNMQIQLRHLKGEDLNSLQPRELIAIEEGLQNGQTNMRDKQMDHWRMRKRNGKMLEDELRMLCFRMHQQAVDLSGGMRELEIGYHQVQHDRDFTSQMPFTFRVQPNHPNLHEDE, from the exons ATGGGGCGCGGCAAGATCGAGATCAAGAGGATCGAGAACTCCACCAACCGGCAAGTGACCTTCTCCAAGCGCCGGGCCGGACTGGTCAAGAAGGCCCGGGAGATCGGCGTGCTCTGCGACGCCGAGGTCGGCGTCGTCATCTTCTCCAGCGGCGGCAAGCTCCACGACTACTGCTCGCCCAGGACCTCGTATGTCCGctgctctctcttttttttttttgtcttgtgCTTGTTTATTACAGAGTATCGTTCTTCTTTTCTTCCGCGTGCAAGGGAAACTGATCGCAAAGACGCAAATTTGGTTGATGGTAGGCTGTCCAGGATCTTGGAGAAGTACCAGACTAACTCCGGGAAGTTACTGTGggatgagaagcacaag atccTGAGTGCAGAGATCGACAGAATCAAGAAGGACAACGACAACATGCAGATTCAGCTCAG GCATCTGAAAGGCGAGGACCTGAACTCCCTGCAGCCCAGGGAGCTGATCGCCATTGAAGAGGGTCTCCAGAATGGGCAGACTAACATGCGCGACAAGCAG ATGGACCACTGGAGGATGCGCAAGAGGAAT GGGAAGATGCTGGAGGACGAGCTCAGGATGCTGTGTTTTAGGATG CACCAACAGGCTGTTGATCTGAGCGGCGGCATGAGGGAGCTGGAGATCGGATACCATCAGGTCCAGCACGACAGGGATTTCACTTCCCAGATGCCGTTCACCTTCCGGGTGCAGCCCAACCACCCCAACCTGCACGAAGACGAGTAG
- the LOC136517536 gene encoding MADS-box transcription factor 4-like isoform X2, with protein MGRGKIEIKRIENSTNRQVTFSKRRAGLVKKAREIGVLCDAEVGVVIFSSGGKLHDYCSPRTSETDRKDANLVDGRLSRILEKYQTNSGKLLWDEKHKILSAEIDRIKKDNDNMQIQLRHLKGEDLNSLQPRELIAIEEGLQNGQTNMRDKQMDHWRMRKRNGKMLEDELRMLCFRMHQQAVDLSGGMRELEIGYHQVQHDRDFTSQMPFTFRVQPNHPNLHEDE; from the exons ATGGGGCGCGGCAAGATCGAGATCAAGAGGATCGAGAACTCCACCAACCGGCAAGTGACCTTCTCCAAGCGCCGGGCCGGACTGGTCAAGAAGGCCCGGGAGATCGGCGTGCTCTGCGACGCCGAGGTCGGCGTCGTCATCTTCTCCAGCGGCGGCAAGCTCCACGACTACTGCTCGCCCAGGACCTC GGAAACTGATCGCAAAGACGCAAATTTGGTTGATGGTAGGCTGTCCAGGATCTTGGAGAAGTACCAGACTAACTCCGGGAAGTTACTGTGggatgagaagcacaag atccTGAGTGCAGAGATCGACAGAATCAAGAAGGACAACGACAACATGCAGATTCAGCTCAG GCATCTGAAAGGCGAGGACCTGAACTCCCTGCAGCCCAGGGAGCTGATCGCCATTGAAGAGGGTCTCCAGAATGGGCAGACTAACATGCGCGACAAGCAG ATGGACCACTGGAGGATGCGCAAGAGGAAT GGGAAGATGCTGGAGGACGAGCTCAGGATGCTGTGTTTTAGGATG CACCAACAGGCTGTTGATCTGAGCGGCGGCATGAGGGAGCTGGAGATCGGATACCATCAGGTCCAGCACGACAGGGATTTCACTTCCCAGATGCCGTTCACCTTCCGGGTGCAGCCCAACCACCCCAACCTGCACGAAGACGAGTAG
- the LOC136517536 gene encoding MADS-box transcription factor 4-like isoform X3, which yields MGRGKIEIKRIENSTNRQVTFSKRRAGLVKKAREIGVLCDAEVGVVIFSSGGKLHDYCSPRTSLSRILEKYQTNSGKLLWDEKHKILSAEIDRIKKDNDNMQIQLRHLKGEDLNSLQPRELIAIEEGLQNGQTNMRDKQMDHWRMRKRNGKMLEDELRMLCFRMHQQAVDLSGGMRELEIGYHQVQHDRDFTSQMPFTFRVQPNHPNLHEDE from the exons ATGGGGCGCGGCAAGATCGAGATCAAGAGGATCGAGAACTCCACCAACCGGCAAGTGACCTTCTCCAAGCGCCGGGCCGGACTGGTCAAGAAGGCCCGGGAGATCGGCGTGCTCTGCGACGCCGAGGTCGGCGTCGTCATCTTCTCCAGCGGCGGCAAGCTCCACGACTACTGCTCGCCCAGGACCTC GCTGTCCAGGATCTTGGAGAAGTACCAGACTAACTCCGGGAAGTTACTGTGggatgagaagcacaag atccTGAGTGCAGAGATCGACAGAATCAAGAAGGACAACGACAACATGCAGATTCAGCTCAG GCATCTGAAAGGCGAGGACCTGAACTCCCTGCAGCCCAGGGAGCTGATCGCCATTGAAGAGGGTCTCCAGAATGGGCAGACTAACATGCGCGACAAGCAG ATGGACCACTGGAGGATGCGCAAGAGGAAT GGGAAGATGCTGGAGGACGAGCTCAGGATGCTGTGTTTTAGGATG CACCAACAGGCTGTTGATCTGAGCGGCGGCATGAGGGAGCTGGAGATCGGATACCATCAGGTCCAGCACGACAGGGATTTCACTTCCCAGATGCCGTTCACCTTCCGGGTGCAGCCCAACCACCCCAACCTGCACGAAGACGAGTAG